The Coleofasciculaceae cyanobacterium genome includes a window with the following:
- a CDS encoding ferredoxin-thioredoxin reductase catalytic domain-containing protein, with protein sequence MTTAKSTSTGQNQDKNLEAMRKFAEKYAQRTDTYFCSNLSVTAAVIKGLAQHKQELGSPLCPCRHYEDKQAEVKKAYWNCPCVPMREEKKCHCMLFLTPDNAFASNIQEISTEQINQLCSEME encoded by the coding sequence ATGACTACGGCAAAATCAACCTCTACAGGTCAAAATCAAGACAAAAATCTAGAAGCTATGAGAAAATTTGCCGAAAAGTATGCTCAACGCACAGATACTTATTTTTGCAGTAATTTATCAGTCACTGCTGCGGTAATTAAAGGATTAGCCCAGCACAAGCAAGAATTAGGTTCTCCTCTATGCCCCTGTCGCCACTATGAAGATAAACAGGCAGAGGTAAAAAAAGCCTATTGGAATTGCCCTTGTGTTCCAATGCGGGAAGAAAAGAAATGTCACTGTATGTTATTTTTAACTCCCGATAACGCCTTTGCCAGTAATATTCAGGAAATCAGCACCGAACAAATCAATCAACTTTGTAGTGAAATGGAATGA
- a CDS encoding DUF309 domain-containing protein, with amino-acid sequence MAASPEFERGIAEFNQQQFYACHDTLEAIWVDAPEADKRFYQGILQVAVSCYHLSNDNLRGSIILLGEAVKRLCDYQPEYEGVDVEQLLEQAINLLQALQQLKPEQTSNFFQRLQHKHSQKQAETTEDNSESIEDLIASCQIPYINKI; translated from the coding sequence ATGGCAGCATCACCAGAATTTGAACGAGGAATCGCTGAATTCAATCAGCAGCAGTTTTACGCCTGTCACGATACTTTAGAAGCTATTTGGGTTGATGCTCCTGAAGCAGATAAACGTTTTTATCAGGGAATTCTACAGGTTGCAGTGAGTTGTTATCATTTAAGCAACGATAATCTGCGCGGGTCAATTATTCTTTTAGGAGAGGCGGTTAAACGCTTATGCGATTATCAGCCAGAATATGAAGGAGTAGATGTTGAACAGCTACTCGAGCAAGCGATAAATCTGCTTCAAGCATTACAACAGCTAAAGCCAGAGCAAACTAGCAATTTTTTTCAGCGGCTACAGCATAAGCATTCACAGAAGCAAGCCGAAACTACAGAAGATAATTCAGAATCTATCGAAGATTTAATTGCTAGCTGTCAAATTCCCTATATTAATAAAATTTAA
- the ltrA gene encoding group II intron reverse transcriptase/maturase, producing the protein MPNTDSIKLNTVGWDDINWLKVERYVYKQQKRIYAASHHGDIRQVRKLQKTLMRSWSNKVLAIRRVTQDNRGKKTAGVDGKKSLSLSARLKLIGQLKLTGKSRPTRRVWIPKPGKEEKRPLGIPTINDRALQALIKNALEPEWEALFEPNSYGFRPGRSCQDAVWAIKNAIQNKAKYVLDADIAKCFDRINHLALLQKLGYTGKFRQQIKAWLKSGVIDQKVFTATSEGTPQGGVISPLLANVALHGIENMLMEFAKTLDMKRKDKPKNQISWQQKVKSLTFIRYADDFLLIHHDLSVVQRCRELISEWLKDMGLELKPSKTRIAHTLITEQSEDGKAGFDFLGYHIRQFRTGKHRSSIHPSTKEKLGFRTLIIPSKDALKRHQQKIKDVIKKHKYSHQAKLIVELNPIIRGWTNYYSFQRCSNNGDTYRTRPLGFSKTQSMESSSYR; encoded by the coding sequence ATGCCTAATACAGACTCAATTAAATTGAATACTGTGGGATGGGACGATATTAATTGGCTTAAAGTCGAAAGATATGTCTATAAGCAACAAAAGCGCATTTACGCAGCATCTCATCATGGAGATATAAGACAAGTTAGAAAACTTCAAAAGACATTAATGAGGTCATGGTCTAACAAGGTTCTAGCGATTCGTAGGGTAACACAAGATAATCGTGGCAAAAAGACAGCAGGAGTGGACGGTAAGAAATCACTGTCCCTATCAGCACGTCTTAAGCTCATAGGGCAATTAAAACTTACAGGGAAAAGTAGACCAACTCGAAGAGTTTGGATACCTAAACCTGGAAAGGAAGAAAAACGCCCATTAGGAATACCCACTATTAACGACCGCGCCTTGCAAGCGTTAATAAAAAACGCATTAGAGCCAGAGTGGGAAGCTCTATTTGAGCCAAATTCCTACGGCTTTCGACCAGGACGATCCTGTCAGGATGCAGTATGGGCAATTAAAAACGCCATACAGAATAAAGCAAAATACGTGCTTGACGCTGATATTGCGAAATGTTTTGACCGCATCAACCACTTAGCCTTACTACAGAAACTCGGTTACACGGGTAAATTCAGGCAACAAATTAAAGCCTGGTTAAAATCTGGAGTCATAGATCAAAAGGTATTTACTGCCACATCTGAAGGAACACCGCAAGGTGGGGTTATAAGCCCCTTACTTGCTAATGTTGCTCTACATGGAATAGAAAATATGTTAATGGAGTTCGCCAAAACTCTTGATATGAAGAGGAAAGACAAACCTAAAAACCAGATTAGCTGGCAACAAAAGGTTAAGTCCCTTACGTTTATCAGGTATGCAGATGACTTTCTCCTAATACATCATGACCTAAGTGTAGTCCAAAGATGCAGAGAATTAATCTCTGAGTGGTTAAAAGACATGGGACTGGAACTAAAACCATCCAAAACCAGAATCGCCCACACTCTAATTACAGAGCAAAGCGAAGACGGAAAAGCTGGATTTGATTTTCTTGGATATCATATACGACAATTTCGTACAGGTAAACACAGAAGCTCAATACATCCCAGCACTAAGGAAAAACTAGGTTTTAGAACGCTCATTATTCCTTCCAAAGATGCTTTAAAAAGACATCAACAGAAAATTAAAGATGTTATCAAAAAGCACAAATATTCCCACCAGGCAAAACTAATAGTTGAGCTTAATCCAATCATTAGAGGATGGACAAACTATTATTCATTCCAAAGATGCTCAAACAATGGGGATACTTACAGGACAAGACCGCTTGGTTTTTCTAAAACTCAGAGCATGGAGTCGTCATCGTACAGGTGA
- a CDS encoding HNH endonuclease signature motif containing protein, whose translation MPTRKASLLKRQKGVCSWCCLQFREGDLLETDHNIPPAKGGKDEYRNLQLLHGHCHDKKTALDLEFIRNQRFMRYMKYINQELDKCNWFWNDNDLLIVSNEKSRMSY comes from the coding sequence ATGCCAACTCGGAAAGCCTCACTGCTTAAGAGACAAAAAGGTGTATGTTCTTGGTGCTGCCTACAATTTCGTGAAGGAGACCTGCTGGAAACCGACCATAACATCCCTCCCGCCAAGGGCGGGAAGGATGAATATAGGAATCTACAACTTCTTCACGGTCATTGCCATGATAAAAAAACTGCCCTTGATTTAGAGTTTATTAGGAATCAAAGATTCATGAGATATATGAAGTACATTAACCAAGAACTAGATAAATGTAACTGGTTTTGGAATGATAATGATTTGCTAATTGTCTCTAATGAAAAGAGTAGGATGTCCTACTGA
- a CDS encoding response regulator translates to MNSSNNGNSDYLSGSSSLPSDAGQTKHVNDDAATPPDSMIRVLIVDDQKMIREGLKALIKAEHDLEIVGVAENGEHAVKQVESLAPDVVLMDMEMPGMNGMEATKAICQKFSKVKVLVLSTFDNQEYVARSLSSGAMGYLLKGTPAIELTDAIRSVHRGYAQIGPGIYRNLALPQPKDASKLPAISPLATRAPETVAHSEKSYPPGELVRSKSARDISTLAKRNPASINTRKFEQTVILRSSPRWSRLIMGCIVGVTAFSLIWAKFAKIEQVIPATGIIQPTGELQEIQVPTNGVVEEVKVEEGQRVKKGDVLLVLDSTTSKAQVDSLSQVRKSLTQENKFYRALMAGDLDSGNINGAIASLKIPKEVTYLTRNRAELRAENQLFNRLLGESGGSLGSEQQARLAASQADIRERTATARLEVEQLEKQLQQNNIQLQDSQAQLNTAKQNLIEIKQRNQEAIEQAEDSIKIERETLDAIMPVYKEGGIAKIQVDQQRQKVNDRNASMVDDMKEGNLERDRQQQEATTLQAEINRLLQEEQRLDLDIAQAREQLNNTTTLSKKELYDQRAENSKRLSEIDSQLNKTIVENDKQIAEINSQISSAEQNLKYQTIVAPVTGDVFDLRAYPGYVPPAGQAANPVLQIVPTEDLVAEIFIAPQDIGFVRKGMTTDVRISAFNYSEYGDIKGKVEFISASALEPEPPYDFFRYVAKVELAQDYLTIRNEKKYLQPGMDVQANIKINENRTVWNLLTDQFLGGIDNLKKLE, encoded by the coding sequence ATGAACTCATCCAACAACGGTAATAGTGATTACCTTTCAGGTAGTAGCAGTTTGCCCTCAGATGCAGGTCAAACAAAACATGTAAATGATGATGCTGCTACCCCGCCCGATAGTATGATTCGCGTTCTAATCGTAGACGATCAAAAAATGATTAGGGAAGGATTAAAAGCCTTAATCAAAGCAGAACACGATCTCGAAATAGTTGGAGTTGCTGAAAACGGAGAACACGCCGTTAAACAGGTAGAATCTCTCGCTCCAGATGTTGTTCTAATGGACATGGAAATGCCTGGAATGAACGGGATGGAAGCGACAAAGGCGATCTGCCAAAAATTTTCCAAAGTCAAAGTATTAGTGCTTAGTACTTTTGATAATCAGGAATATGTAGCTCGCTCTCTTAGCTCTGGAGCGATGGGCTATCTGCTCAAAGGTACTCCAGCCATAGAATTGACGGATGCAATCAGATCGGTTCATCGTGGCTATGCTCAAATTGGACCAGGAATTTACCGTAATTTGGCTCTACCACAGCCAAAAGACGCATCAAAACTACCAGCTATATCTCCTTTGGCAACTCGCGCCCCAGAAACCGTGGCTCATTCTGAAAAATCTTATCCCCCAGGAGAACTAGTTCGCAGTAAATCTGCTAGAGATATTTCTACTTTGGCTAAACGCAATCCTGCTTCAATCAACACTCGTAAATTTGAGCAAACAGTAATTCTACGCTCTTCTCCTAGATGGTCTCGATTGATTATGGGGTGCATTGTTGGAGTAACTGCGTTTAGTTTGATTTGGGCTAAATTTGCCAAAATTGAACAGGTGATTCCTGCCACAGGCATAATTCAACCAACAGGTGAGTTACAAGAAATTCAAGTGCCTACCAATGGTGTCGTCGAAGAAGTCAAGGTTGAGGAAGGACAACGAGTCAAAAAAGGAGATGTGTTACTGGTTTTAGATTCTACTACTTCTAAGGCACAGGTTGATTCTCTAAGCCAGGTGCGTAAGTCTCTGACTCAGGAAAATAAGTTTTATCGCGCTTTGATGGCAGGAGATCTCGATTCTGGTAATATTAATGGCGCGATCGCGTCATTGAAAATCCCTAAGGAAGTGACTTATTTAACTCGTAATCGAGCCGAGTTAAGAGCAGAAAATCAGCTATTTAATCGTCTTTTGGGTGAGTCTGGAGGTAGCTTAGGCTCAGAACAACAGGCAAGATTAGCAGCCTCTCAAGCAGATATTAGAGAGCGAACAGCAACAGCCAGACTAGAAGTTGAACAGCTAGAAAAACAATTACAGCAAAACAATATTCAATTACAAGACAGCCAAGCGCAGTTAAATACGGCAAAGCAAAATTTAATCGAAATCAAGCAGCGCAACCAAGAGGCGATCGAACAGGCAGAAGATAGCATAAAAATTGAACGTGAAACTTTAGACGCTATTATGCCTGTCTATAAAGAGGGAGGAATCGCCAAAATTCAGGTCGATCAACAAAGGCAAAAAGTTAACGATCGCAATGCCTCAATGGTAGATGACATGAAGGAGGGAAATCTAGAGCGCGATCGTCAACAACAGGAAGCAACGACTCTGCAAGCGGAAATCAACCGTTTATTACAAGAAGAACAGCGGTTGGATCTAGATATCGCCCAGGCGAGAGAACAGTTAAACAACACTACTACTCTATCTAAAAAAGAGCTGTACGATCAACGGGCTGAAAACAGTAAGCGACTGTCAGAAATAGATAGCCAACTAAATAAAACCATCGTGGAAAACGATAAGCAAATTGCCGAAATAAACAGTCAAATTAGCAGTGCCGAACAAAATCTGAAATATCAAACAATTGTTGCTCCCGTTACGGGAGACGTTTTCGATCTCCGCGCCTATCCTGGCTACGTCCCTCCTGCTGGTCAAGCAGCCAATCCAGTGCTGCAAATTGTGCCGACCGAAGATTTAGTAGCGGAAATATTTATTGCGCCTCAAGATATTGGTTTTGTCCGCAAAGGAATGACAACCGACGTGCGGATTAGTGCCTTTAACTACAGTGAATATGGCGATATTAAAGGCAAAGTGGAATTCATCAGTGCCAGTGCTTTAGAGCCAGAACCACCATATGATTTTTTCCGCTATGTTGCTAAGGTGGAACTCGCTCAGGATTATCTCACGATTAGGAATGAAAAGAAATATCTTCAGCCTGGAATGGACGTTCAAGCCAATATTAAAATCAATGAAAACCGTACCGTATGGAACTTGTTAACCGATCAATTCTTAGGTGGAATTGATAATCTGAAGAAACTTGAGTAG